The window CGAGTCACCCTTAAGAGGTAGCACCTCTGCTGCGAATTAGCCCCGCCGCAGGAATGAGCTTATAGAGCGGGACGCGCACGGCCGAGCCACGAGGCTTTCGATGTAGTGAATTAATCAGTATATTAAAGTAAATACATGGTTATGGCACAGGCAACTACTCTCGTAGCGCTGCCGCCCGGCAGGGCTCAGCACGTTCACACGACCTATGATTCATTTGGGGCAGTTGTGGCCGAATACACCTTTTTCCCCCGCAACCAGGTGCTCTACGTGCGCTGGCATGGCCACATGACGAGCGACGAGCTGGTGCGCGCGGCTCAGGTCGGGCTGCGACTTAATCAGCAATGGCAGCCCCTGGGCCTGTTTCACGATACGCGGGGGGGCAGCGGCGAGTGGGGCGAGGCCAGTGCCTGGATAGAGTACGAATGGATGCCCAAGATTAAAGCGAAGTGCCCCAACCTGCGCGGCATTGCCTTTCTGCTCGCCGCCGATCGGCCCTGGCCCTATTCCAACACCCAACTACTAATGCGGTTCGATCAGCAGTTCGAGTCCAAGGTGTTTTACTCGTTGCTGCCAGCTTGGCGGTGGCTGGATCAATGCACGCGGCAGTTAGCTGTGCCGCAATAGTTGTACTACGCCGGTAGCGCTCCTCAGAGCCCCCTGGCAGTCACTCGATTATTGCCGAATTAAGGGGCTGGGCTCCGAACGTCCCGTGCTGGCTGGGCCATTAGAGCCCAGCCGAGCGACTGCGCGAGGGGAAAGGGGAGGGCACTGTGGTTCGGGTGATATATCTTAACCACCGTTTCGCTATTATCAACCTCGTCGCCCGTCTTGCTAAAAAGACCTGTTAACCGAAAGTTTCGCTTGCTCTCCATGTTAGGGGAACATGTTTTTCTATGTATGATTGGCGTGCTTCCAATGGTGCTTTTTCCGGCTGGGGGAAATTGGGGGTTCCATGGCCTGCTTGTGCTTTATCTGAACAAGGATTTTCTCAACGGTCAAAGCCCACTAAAACGCCTGCTCGATACGCAGGTGCAAGAGACGTCAGGAGCTCCCGCAAATGAGTGGCAGTCGTTTTTGCGCAACATTTCAGTCATTATATGGCCCGTGGAGGTGCTCGTGGTGACCGTTAGTGGAGGCAGGCGGTTAGGTGATTATTTAGCCCGTACGCACGTGGCCGACGTGGCGAAGAATACGAATTCTTGGAGACATGATCTGGCCGCACACCGCGTTACCCGCTACACTTTCTACACCCTGCTGGCCACTGCCTTCTACTTACTGCTCGTAAACGCCCTGTTCCACTGGCTTGGCCTATAGCTTTCGTCCCTATACCCGGCTAAGCATTCGTAAACCGCACGGGGTTCAATAATGGCGTCCCGGCGGCCACTGTCGCGCGGCTGGCGCGGCGCTAGAACCGACAGTGGCCGCTCGGCGGCCGATGCGCAGGGAAAACTAGCTGCGGGCGCAGCTGTACACCGGCTTTATTTACGGAGGCCCTGCGCTTGTAAGCCGGATTAATCAGACGTTGGCGCGGGGAGGAGCAGGGCATCAGAAAGGGTTGATTTTCTTGCCAAGTCCTTTCTTGAATGCGACCGGAACGGCAGTGTAACCGAAACCAATGGGGCCCGCCCGAAAACGAAGCCGCCCCTGAAACACTGAGTTTTTGAGGGGCTGTTTGCCACCGGAAAGTGGTAAGCCGCCAGCTGAGCCTGCGGAATAAAGAGCTAAAGTTAAGGTGGATTGTGCTTGCAAAGCAATTGGTTACGCAAGCCATAATTTTTTTTGATGGGGAAAAGGATGACAAAAAGGGCGTGGCTTAGCTCGTTAGGTCGGAAATAAAACTTGAGAAAGAGGGTGCAATAAAAACTTAACATTACCGATGAATTGCCAGGCTTAACAATTCCGTAGCTTTGCGTCATGCTTCAACCAAAATACCAGTTGATGAAGCGCGGAACCCTGCTCGGCAGGGAACCGTGGGAGGACCGGAAGGTCTTCGCCGCCATCTGTTTTCCCGATTTTGCCACTGGTATTTCCGTTGTTTTTTCTGAGTGTTGCCCCGCCGTTTCGGATTCCGAAACGGTTTTTTTATGTCCGCTGAGTTCGTTAGTTACCCCACAGCTAAGTCGCACTTCATAACTCAAATGTGGTGTAAGACCATCAAAAACAGATAGTCTTACCCGTCCCTCATTCTGACCACGTACTTACTTTCCTCAACTTTGGTATGGCACGCAAAGACCTGCTCGACATCGCATCCCTTCACCGTGAGGAAATCGAGTTCCTGCTCGACCAATCCACGTCCTTTAAAAAACTGTTCACCCGCTCGGTGAAAAAAATCCCCGCCCTCGAGGGCAAGTCCGTGCTTATGCTGTTCTACGAGGCCAGCACCCGGACGCACTCTTCCTTTGAGGTCGCCGCCAAACGCCTCTCGGCGGAGGTAACCAACTTCAACGTCGACCACTCCTCCATCACCAAGGGCGAGTCGGTGCGCGAGACCATCGAGACGCTCCAGGCCATGCGCACCGACTACATCGTCGTTCGTCATGGTCACTCCGGCCTGCCCGGCATGATTGCCCGCCAAACCACGGCGTCAGTCATCAATGCCGGCGACGGGGCGCACGAGCACCCCACCCAAGCCCTGCTGGACGCCTTTACCATTAAGGAGAAATTTCCCGACCCCCGGGGTAAAAAAGTCCTCATCATCGGCGATATCCTCCACTCCCGCGTCGCGCGCTCCACCAGCACGCTGCTGCAAAAGCTGGGCGTCGAAGTCGCTTACCTGGGTCCCGGTTCCCTGGTGCCCAAGTATGTCCCGGCAAGCATCCGCCGCTTCACCGACTACGAGGCGGCCATGACCTGGGCGCCCGATGTGGTGTACCTGCTCCGCGTGCAGATGGAGCGCCAAGACGTGCAGTTTTTCCCCAGCGTCCGGGAATACCACCGGGTCTACGGCATCACCAACACCCGGCTGGCAGAAATCCGTGACCGGGGCCTCTACATCATGCACCCCGGCCCCGTGAACCGGGGAGTCGAGCTGTGCGACGCCGTTATGGACTATGAGCGTAGCCTCATCACCAACCAGGTCGAAAATGGCATCTCCATCCGCATGGCCGTACTCGACTGGCTCACCCCGGGCGGGGAATTCCCGCGGCAGGAAGCGTATGCCGCCCAGCAACGAACCAGCCCGCCGGTGATTGTGCCCTAAACGCCGGACGCGGCGGCCAACCCGTGTATTTTCATTTCTAACAGCCAGAATACCCACCATCTCTTGCCGGTTTACAGCACTCCTCCATCCATGCTCCTCCTTCAAAACGCCCGCATCGCCACCGAAAACTCACCCGTACTGCTCGAAGGCGATGTCCTGATTGTCGAAGGTAAAATTCAGGACATCGGCAAAAGCCTAGCCATTCCCGAGGGCGCCCGTATTATCGACGCGCGCGGTCGGATTCTGATGCCGGGCATGTTTGATGCCCACGTCCATTTCCGCGCCCCCGGATTTGAGAACAAGGAAACCATTACCACGGGGAGCGAAGCAGCCATCAATGGCGGCGTTACCGGTGTGGTCATGATGCCCAACACCCGCCCAGCCCTCGACTCGGCGACGGCCATAGCCACCGTGCTGGAAAATGCTACACACCGGTCCCGCATTCCGGTGTACACTTCCGGCTGTGTTACCAAGAACCGCGAGGGCAAGGAACTGGCCGAAATCGAGGGCATGCGCACGCTCGGGGTGAAGATGCTCACCGACGACGGCGACACCACCGCCGACCCGGCGGTGCTGCTGCGGGCAATGCAGTACGCCACCGAGTTTGGGATGTTTTTCGCCAGCCACTGCGAAGTGCCGGAACTGGCCGGACCGCGCGCCCTGAACGAAGGGGTGATGAGCTACCGCCTTGGCATTAAGGGCTCACCGGCCTGCGCGGAGGAAATTATCATTGACCGTGACATCCGCCTGGCCCGGGCGGCGGGCGCGCACGTGCACATCCAGCACGTGTCCAGCAAGCTCGGCATGGAAACCATCCGCTGGTGGAAGTCGCGCGGTGATGTGAAAGTCACGGCGGAAGTGGCCCCGCACCACCTGATGTTCACCGACGAGCACATCGGCGACTACGACACGAACTATAAGATGAACCCGCCGCTGCGGACGCAGGCCGATTGTGATGCCCTACTCGAAGGGCTCAAAGAAGGCGTATTCGACCTCATTGCCACCGACCACGCGCCGCACACGCCGTTCGAAAAAGCCCAGGATTTCATCAGCGCGCCCAATGGCATCACCGGCCTGGATACGGCCCTGGTGTCGCTCTATCACCACTTCGTCGAGCCCGGAAAATTCGGGTGGGACCTGGTGGTCAAGCGCTATTCGGCGGAGCCCCGCCGCCTGATGGGCTTACCAGTAGCCGCCATTGAGGTCGGCCAACCAGCCGATTGTCTCTTGTTCGATACCGAAGCGGAAACAACCTTCACGCGGGAATTCATGAAATCTAAATCCCAGAACACGCCCTTCATCGACCAGACGCTGAAAGGCCGGGTAGATATGGTAATTCTAGGGGCAGAAATCCTACTTGAGCGCTAATAGTTGAGATGCACTGGCTACCCCGACTGTTGGTTGTAGTTCGCGGGCCAGAATAATGCTAACGGCGCGGGGTATGCGCACTACAAAGTGCGCGCGACGGGCACTACTGACTACTCACAAAAAAGCCCCGCATCCTAGCGCAGGACGCGGGGCTTTTTGCTTACCTACAAGCCAGCTTTACCCGGCCGCAATGGCTTTGCGCTTGCTCACGCGGGGGTGACGCTCGTCGGAGCCCTGGGCTAGCAGCTCCTCGTCGCGGTCCGACTTCTTGATCGTCCAGCTCAGGGAGTAGAGGTCCTTGCGCCGGTCGCGCAGGTTGCGTACGGCCCCGCTGGTGTTCAGGTCCTTGAGCAGGTCCAGGTCGAGGTCGGCAATCAGGGTCATCTCCGTATTGGGCGTGGCCTCGGCCACGATGGCGTCGTGGGGGAAGGCGAAGTCGGAGGGGCTGAACACGGCCGACTGCGAGTACTGGATGTCCATGTTTTCGACCCGGGGCAGGTTGCCGACCGAGCCAGTGATGGCCACGTAGCACTCGTTTTCGATGGCCCGGGCCTGAGCGCAGATGCGCACGCGCTGGTAGGCGTTCTTGGTGTCGGTCCAGAAGGGCACGAACAGGATTTTCACGCCCTCGTCCGAAAGCATGCGGGCCAGCTCGGGGAACTCCACGTCGTAGCACACCAGGATGCCGATTTTGCCGAAGTCGGTGTCGAAGCACTTGAGCTTGTCACCGCCGCGCATGCCCCAGTAGGAGGCCTCATCGGGGGTGACGTGCAGCTTGTACTGCTCGTCGACGGTCCCGTCGCGGCGGCAGAGGTAGGCCACGTTGTGCAGCTTGCCGTCCTCGTACACCGGCATCGAGCCCGCCACGATGTTGATGTTATAGCTCACGGCCAGCTCCATCATCTTGGCCTTGATGGGCTCGGTAAACGCGGCCATAGCCCGGATGGCCACCGCCGGCGAGTCCTCGTTGGTGAGGGCCATGAGCGGGGCGTTGAAGAACTCGGGGAACATCACGCAGTCGGCTTTGTAGCCCGAAACGGTATCCACGAAGAATTCCATTTGCTGCAAGAGGTCTTCCAGGCTGCGGGTGGCGCGCATCTGCCACTGCACGATGCCGATGCGGACGTTGCTTTTCTGGTTACCGATGAGCTTTTCCTCTTCCTCGTAGTACACGTTGATCCACTCCAGGAGTGTAGCAAAGGCCTTGGACTCGGAGTCGTAGGGCAGGTAGCCACGGATGATTTTGCGGACGTGAAACTCGTTGGAGAGCTGGAAAGTGAGGATGGGGTCGGTAATTTCCTTGTTGCGCACCATCTCCACGTACTTGGCCGGCGTCATTTCGTTGGCGTAGGCCGCGTAGCCCGGAATCCGGCCGCCGGCCACCATGGCCCGCAGGTTCAGGTTTTCGCAGAGCTCCTTGCGGGCGTCGTAGAGGCGGCGGCCCAGGCGCAGGGAGCGGTACTCGGGGTCCACGAATACGTCGACGCCGTAGAGCGTGTCGCCGTCGGGGTTGTGGGTGTTGAACTTGCCGTGCCCCGTGATTTTGGCGTAGGTGTGCCGGTCGCCGAAGTCGGAGTACTGCACGATGATGGCCAGGGCGGCGGCCACCACTTCACCGTTGTCCTCGATGCAGATCTGGCCTTCGGGAAACTTGCGGATCAGGGCGCCGAATTCCTCGGCCGACCAGGCGCCTTCCATGTTGGAGTACACCTTGTCCATGATGGCCTTTACGGCCTTGAAGTCGGAGCGGCGCAGGGTGCGCAGTACCAGCTTGTGGGCCGGTACGGCCGTGGGCGTGAGCAGCTCGGTGGTTGTGGGCATGCCGGGCAGCGTTTGTTTTTTGGCGTGGCTGCCGGTTTTGCCATTCGCAGAAGTGGCCATATAAGTCAGGAAAGAAGGGGTCAGAAGAAGAGGCAAAGATACCAGGCTGGACAGCACTGGTTGGTATTTTACGGCCCTACAACAACTTCGGCGGAAAAATGACTCATCCGGCCCTCGGAATCCGGCGAGCAGGGCCTAGGGCCGGGCAAACACCGGAATGAAGCGCCGGGCCCCACCCCCTGATTCCAGCCGCGGGTGCCGCACCTTTTGTTCGTCGTAATAGTAGGAATTGCTCATGTACTGGGTTTCGAGCGTAAACAGGGCCGGGGCGGCGGAAACCGGCAGGGCCGGGCGCGGCACCACGGCCCGTCGGTTCTGGTTGTCGAGCCGGATGATAGAGGCATCTATTACCCGCAGTGAGTCCAGGTTGGGCAGGTGGGAGCCGAGCGTATCCTGGCCCGCCGTAATGCGCACCAACTGGTATTCCTCGTCGTAGCCCTTGGGAATGAACAGGGCCAAGCGCGCCGCCCCGGGCTGCTGGTAAAGCGACTCCAGGGCCAGCCAGTAGCCCAATTGGCCGGAGTTGGCGCTGGAAGCAGAGTAAAACCGGAAGTCGGGCTGCACTGCCGCGGCGGGCGGCGGGGTGCCGTTTAGTTCCTGCACGCCCACGCGCTGGCCGTTTTCGAAAAACTCCATGTAGTCGTGCCCGGTGCCTTGCTTGGGGTATTTGAGCTGCTGCAACTGCCCGGGCTGGAGCTTCACCCGAAAGAGTACTTTACTCGTGGGGACGGTTTCAAACTGCGTATTAACTTCCCGGAAGCGCAGCAGCCGCACTTCCAGCGCTACCTCGTGGGAGGCCTTATTGTAGAGCAGCATTTGATGCATCAGCCGGGAAGGCTGCTGCTCCCACACGTCCCAGGCCAGAAAGTTCTTCGACCAGATGCCCACTGCAATCTGGCTGGCCCGGGCAGGCAACTGCAGCACCAGGAGTATTACAAGCAGAAAGTGCCGCATGGAAAGTTGGTTGAAACCGGGACGCCCCGCCACGGAGGCGGGCTTAGGTAGTGAAGGTATGAATGAGGAAATACAGCGTCGCGCTCAGCAGGGCCGCCACCGGCAGCGTCAGCACCCACGAGAGGCCGATGCGGGCAATTTCGCGGGAATTA of the Hymenobacter chitinivorans DSM 11115 genome contains:
- a CDS encoding RDD family protein, whose product is MIGVLPMVLFPAGGNWGFHGLLVLYLNKDFLNGQSPLKRLLDTQVQETSGAPANEWQSFLRNISVIIWPVEVLVVTVSGGRRLGDYLARTHVADVAKNTNSWRHDLAAHRVTRYTFYTLLATAFYLLLVNALFHWLGL
- a CDS encoding aspartate carbamoyltransferase catalytic subunit, yielding MARKDLLDIASLHREEIEFLLDQSTSFKKLFTRSVKKIPALEGKSVLMLFYEASTRTHSSFEVAAKRLSAEVTNFNVDHSSITKGESVRETIETLQAMRTDYIVVRHGHSGLPGMIARQTTASVINAGDGAHEHPTQALLDAFTIKEKFPDPRGKKVLIIGDILHSRVARSTSTLLQKLGVEVAYLGPGSLVPKYVPASIRRFTDYEAAMTWAPDVVYLLRVQMERQDVQFFPSVREYHRVYGITNTRLAEIRDRGLYIMHPGPVNRGVELCDAVMDYERSLITNQVENGISIRMAVLDWLTPGGEFPRQEAYAAQQRTSPPVIVP
- a CDS encoding dihydroorotase, with the protein product MLLLQNARIATENSPVLLEGDVLIVEGKIQDIGKSLAIPEGARIIDARGRILMPGMFDAHVHFRAPGFENKETITTGSEAAINGGVTGVVMMPNTRPALDSATAIATVLENATHRSRIPVYTSGCVTKNREGKELAEIEGMRTLGVKMLTDDGDTTADPAVLLRAMQYATEFGMFFASHCEVPELAGPRALNEGVMSYRLGIKGSPACAEEIIIDRDIRLARAAGAHVHIQHVSSKLGMETIRWWKSRGDVKVTAEVAPHHLMFTDEHIGDYDTNYKMNPPLRTQADCDALLEGLKEGVFDLIATDHAPHTPFEKAQDFISAPNGITGLDTALVSLYHHFVEPGKFGWDLVVKRYSAEPRRLMGLPVAAIEVGQPADCLLFDTEAETTFTREFMKSKSQNTPFIDQTLKGRVDMVILGAEILLER
- a CDS encoding bifunctional GNAT family N-acetyltransferase/carbon-nitrogen hydrolase family protein yields the protein MPTTTELLTPTAVPAHKLVLRTLRRSDFKAVKAIMDKVYSNMEGAWSAEEFGALIRKFPEGQICIEDNGEVVAAALAIIVQYSDFGDRHTYAKITGHGKFNTHNPDGDTLYGVDVFVDPEYRSLRLGRRLYDARKELCENLNLRAMVAGGRIPGYAAYANEMTPAKYVEMVRNKEITDPILTFQLSNEFHVRKIIRGYLPYDSESKAFATLLEWINVYYEEEEKLIGNQKSNVRIGIVQWQMRATRSLEDLLQQMEFFVDTVSGYKADCVMFPEFFNAPLMALTNEDSPAVAIRAMAAFTEPIKAKMMELAVSYNINIVAGSMPVYEDGKLHNVAYLCRRDGTVDEQYKLHVTPDEASYWGMRGGDKLKCFDTDFGKIGILVCYDVEFPELARMLSDEGVKILFVPFWTDTKNAYQRVRICAQARAIENECYVAITGSVGNLPRVENMDIQYSQSAVFSPSDFAFPHDAIVAEATPNTEMTLIADLDLDLLKDLNTSGAVRNLRDRRKDLYSLSWTIKKSDRDEELLAQGSDERHPRVSKRKAIAAG